The following proteins are encoded in a genomic region of Tigriopus californicus strain San Diego chromosome 6, Tcal_SD_v2.1, whole genome shotgun sequence:
- the LOC131881549 gene encoding TAR DNA-binding protein 43-like isoform X2: MSNYLTVAEEEGEEPIELPSEEDGTLLLTTLTAQFPGACGLKFRNPETRSWRGVRLTEGRLYPPADTGWGTHIYVSVLPKADKRKSEDHQESSTAKNKKLEKNKCSDLIVLGLPWKTTEPELREYFEPFGEVLMAQVKKDIKTGQSKGFGFIRFGSYESQMRVLAQRHVIDGRWCDVKIPNSKEGQVQQVPCKVFVGRCTEEMTADDLRDYFSKFGEVTDVFIPKPFRAFAFITFLDPEVAQSLCGEDHIVKSVSVHISNAAPKTDPTRQAQAGHYPLSKRDKNPPTNFGHTGPYGQTGGGMGMVGGAGATQWTPPSRASMEMPNIQALGLSNNQGGQQSGNNPMAGMAGLNINALPMNPALVAAALNQAGWGLIGNLQGGQGPGGGPGGAGGEHPPFPTPTSFNTPGGNVTTTQVGGAHTGNTGGNASGILTGWGAATGPGGEGMPAQTPPGTVTPQHHPGSWPTQQKRDNHTGGSGSWKYGEM, encoded by the exons ATGAGTAACTACCTCACAGTCGCTGAAGAAGAGGGCGAGGAGCCCATCGAGCTTCCTTCCGAGGAGGATGGCACCTTACTCCTCACAACCTTGACAGCTCAGTTTCCCGGTGCGTGCGGCCTCAAGTTTAGGAACCCAGAGACAAGGTCTTGGAGGGGGGTTCGACTGACCGAGGGCCGGTTGTACCCGCCTGCAGATACTGGTTGGGGCACGCACATTTACGTGTCCGTTCTGCCTAAAG CTGACAAGCGGAAGTCCGAGGATCACCAGGAGAGTTCCACGGCCAAGAACAAGAAGTTGGAGAAGAATAAGTGCTCCGATCTGATTGTCCTGGGCTTACCCTGGAAGACCACCGAACCCGAGCTCAGGGAATACTTTGAACCCTTTGGTGAGGTTCTCATGGCTCAG GTCAAAAAAGACATCAAAACAGGCCAATCCAAAGGATTTGGATTCATTCGCTTTGGAAGCTACGAATCTCAGATGCGCGTTTTAGCTCAGAGACACGTTATTGATGGACGTTGGTGTGATGTTAAGattccaaattcaaag GAGGGACAAGTCCAACAAGTGCCATGTAAAGTGTTTGTCGGACGATGTACCGAGGAGATGACGGCTGATGACTTGCGGGACTATTTTTCCAAATTCGGCGAGGTCACGGATGTGTTCATACCCAAACCTTTTCGAGCCTTCGCATTCATCACCTTCTTGGATCCCGAGGTGGCACAG AGCCTGTGCGGGGAAGATCATATCGTGAAGAGCGTGTCTGTGCACATTTCCAATGCAGCTCCTAAGACAGATCCAACACGGCAAGCCCAAGCGGGTCACTATCCACTGTCGAAACGCGACAAGAACCCACCCACTAATTTTGGTCACACGGGCCCGTATGGCCAAACCGGTGGAGGCATGGGTATGGTGGGAGGGGCCGGTGCCACTCAATGGACCCCTCCTTCGCGGGCCTCCATGGAAATGCCCAACATTCAGGCATTGGGACTGTCCAATAATCAAGGCGGTCAGCAATCGGGTAACAACCCCATGGCCGGTATGGCCGGACTGAACATCAACGCCCTGCCCATGAATCCTGCCCTGGTGGCTGCCGCATTGAACCAAGCCGGATGGGGTCTCATTGGCAATCTGCAAGGAGGCCAGGGGCCAGGGGGAGGGCCGGGTGGGGCAGGTGGGGAACATCCCCCCTTCCCCACTCCCACCTCCTTCAATACACCGGGGGGCAACGTTACCACAACCCAAGTGGGAGGGGCCCACACAGGCAATACCGGTGGGAACGCGAGTGGGATCTTAACTGGATGGGGGGCAGCTACGGGTCCAGGTGGAGAGGGTATGCCAGCTCAAACCCCTCCAGGGACTGTGACCCCCCAACACCACCCGGGCAGTTGGCCCACCCAACAAAAGCGCGACAATCACACAGGGGGAAGTGGCAGTTGGAAGTATGGGGAAATGTGA
- the LOC131881549 gene encoding TAR DNA-binding protein 43-like isoform X1 codes for MSNYLTVAEEEGEEPIELPSEEDGTLLLTTLTAQFPGACGLKFRNPETRSWRGVRLTEGRLYPPADTGWGTHIYVSVLPKESIAADKRKSEDHQESSTAKNKKLEKNKCSDLIVLGLPWKTTEPELREYFEPFGEVLMAQVKKDIKTGQSKGFGFIRFGSYESQMRVLAQRHVIDGRWCDVKIPNSKEGQVQQVPCKVFVGRCTEEMTADDLRDYFSKFGEVTDVFIPKPFRAFAFITFLDPEVAQSLCGEDHIVKSVSVHISNAAPKTDPTRQAQAGHYPLSKRDKNPPTNFGHTGPYGQTGGGMGMVGGAGATQWTPPSRASMEMPNIQALGLSNNQGGQQSGNNPMAGMAGLNINALPMNPALVAAALNQAGWGLIGNLQGGQGPGGGPGGAGGEHPPFPTPTSFNTPGGNVTTTQVGGAHTGNTGGNASGILTGWGAATGPGGEGMPAQTPPGTVTPQHHPGSWPTQQKRDNHTGGSGSWKYGEM; via the exons ATGAGTAACTACCTCACAGTCGCTGAAGAAGAGGGCGAGGAGCCCATCGAGCTTCCTTCCGAGGAGGATGGCACCTTACTCCTCACAACCTTGACAGCTCAGTTTCCCGGTGCGTGCGGCCTCAAGTTTAGGAACCCAGAGACAAGGTCTTGGAGGGGGGTTCGACTGACCGAGGGCCGGTTGTACCCGCCTGCAGATACTGGTTGGGGCACGCACATTTACGTGTCCGTTCTGCCTAAAG AATCTATTGCAGCTGACAAGCGGAAGTCCGAGGATCACCAGGAGAGTTCCACGGCCAAGAACAAGAAGTTGGAGAAGAATAAGTGCTCCGATCTGATTGTCCTGGGCTTACCCTGGAAGACCACCGAACCCGAGCTCAGGGAATACTTTGAACCCTTTGGTGAGGTTCTCATGGCTCAG GTCAAAAAAGACATCAAAACAGGCCAATCCAAAGGATTTGGATTCATTCGCTTTGGAAGCTACGAATCTCAGATGCGCGTTTTAGCTCAGAGACACGTTATTGATGGACGTTGGTGTGATGTTAAGattccaaattcaaag GAGGGACAAGTCCAACAAGTGCCATGTAAAGTGTTTGTCGGACGATGTACCGAGGAGATGACGGCTGATGACTTGCGGGACTATTTTTCCAAATTCGGCGAGGTCACGGATGTGTTCATACCCAAACCTTTTCGAGCCTTCGCATTCATCACCTTCTTGGATCCCGAGGTGGCACAG AGCCTGTGCGGGGAAGATCATATCGTGAAGAGCGTGTCTGTGCACATTTCCAATGCAGCTCCTAAGACAGATCCAACACGGCAAGCCCAAGCGGGTCACTATCCACTGTCGAAACGCGACAAGAACCCACCCACTAATTTTGGTCACACGGGCCCGTATGGCCAAACCGGTGGAGGCATGGGTATGGTGGGAGGGGCCGGTGCCACTCAATGGACCCCTCCTTCGCGGGCCTCCATGGAAATGCCCAACATTCAGGCATTGGGACTGTCCAATAATCAAGGCGGTCAGCAATCGGGTAACAACCCCATGGCCGGTATGGCCGGACTGAACATCAACGCCCTGCCCATGAATCCTGCCCTGGTGGCTGCCGCATTGAACCAAGCCGGATGGGGTCTCATTGGCAATCTGCAAGGAGGCCAGGGGCCAGGGGGAGGGCCGGGTGGGGCAGGTGGGGAACATCCCCCCTTCCCCACTCCCACCTCCTTCAATACACCGGGGGGCAACGTTACCACAACCCAAGTGGGAGGGGCCCACACAGGCAATACCGGTGGGAACGCGAGTGGGATCTTAACTGGATGGGGGGCAGCTACGGGTCCAGGTGGAGAGGGTATGCCAGCTCAAACCCCTCCAGGGACTGTGACCCCCCAACACCACCCGGGCAGTTGGCCCACCCAACAAAAGCGCGACAATCACACAGGGGGAAGTGGCAGTTGGAAGTATGGGGAAATGTGA
- the LOC131881958 gene encoding uncharacterized protein LOC131881958: protein MLCTGIVILLVLGFQDCRCGRVLISRPKSQRTSPSKISETFALPPKDMTADFAFDKIILENQDPKSSRKGSLPSQITIQSNPSTHSYDFSFRNPKSLIKPERLVKPQYYLEQPRQSQHYQWTQGLNALATIHSQEEYEDHEDSSSDYPRLNELQIKPLAKSNPPAKVNFTIQPSNPQVKPHLRVLSLSVNKGQQRRQSSKPIKRIVRRMKAPSPSASGPSSSWVKASSPAEKPVVNPKPKRNVGPRNVNNSYSHPSRRDVIPIVKQVGNMEQSGDRRFFFEYEGGNGVKRNEEGYLKDPNSPNPIQVIQGSYSYPGPNGKIYSVIYVADENGFRASGEHLPV, encoded by the exons ATGTTGTGCACCGGAATTGTT ATTCTGCTCGTCCTAGGATTCCAGGATTGCCGTTGTGGCCGGGTCCTCATTTCTCGGCCCAAGTCACAGAGAACGAGCCCATCCAAGATTAGTGAAACATTCGCACTCCCCCCGAAAGACATGACCGCAGACTTTGCATTTGACAAGATCATCCTGGAGAACCAAGACCCAAAGTCCTCTCGAAAGGGGTCTCTACCCTCACAAATCACAATCCAATCGAATCCATCCACTCACTCCTACGACTTCTCCTTCCGCAATCCCAAATCCTTGATCAAACCTGAGAGATTGGTCAAGCCCCAATATTATCTTGAACAACCCCGCCAATCCCAACACTACCAATGGACTCAAGGGCTCAATGCTTTGGCCACCATTCACAGCCAAGAGGAATATGAAGATCACGAAGACTCTTCATCTGATTACCCTCGCTTGAACGAGCTCCAGATCAAGCCCTTGGCGAAATCCAACCCTCCAGCCAAGGTCAATTTCACGATACAACCGTCAAATCCTCAAGTGAAGCCGCACTTGAGGGTACTGAGTCTATCGGTGAACAAGGGTCAACAGAGAAGGCAGTCGTCCAAACCGATCAAGAGGATCGTTCGGAGGATGAAAGCGCCCTCACCATCAGCCAGCGGACCATCATCCTCTTGGGTCAAAGCGAGTTCCCCGGCGGAGAAACCTGTTGTCAATCCAAAGCCAAAGCGGAATGTTGGTCCAAGGAACGTCAATAATTCGTACTCTCATCCGTCAAGGAGGGATGTGATTCCAATCGTCAAACAGGTGGGGAACATGGAGCAATCTGGTGATAGAAGATTTTTCTTTGA GTATGAGGGAGGAAATGGCGTCAAGCGCAATGAGGAGGGCTACCTTAAAGATCCTAACTCTCCCAATCCAATTCAAGTCATTCAGGGATCATACTCTTACCCAGGACCAAATGGAAAG ATTTACAGTGTCATTTATGTAGCGGACGAAAATGGATTCCGAGCCAGTGGCGAACACCTTCCAGTTTGA
- the LOC131881847 gene encoding leucine-rich repeat flightless-interacting protein 2-like isoform X3, translating into MKMDLERIGSRQRDNSQHFAAESQALDQIAKEAEARLAARRQARYEARNIRLKELEKKQKEDDENKANSNHVYPDGVRMREERRREATKNLSSRRSSTDSSEDGFNLNVRDLKNDLRDVEEKFRKAMVTNASLDNEKAQLTYQVDLLKDQLEEREEQNALVVRELREKNREFELMKRSYAEAQRAVQLLQAQMDEQARLLSERGMVLIGQEDCDEDESAAVDESEQDKRTRAIVSSETANILGTLGQGPLDVRIKRLADERDDLQDSVRRLKLDLEEERSRNSKLEKAPFNPEEADWETKKLIDDYKFKMQKAEQDINTLQTNVARMESQVIRYKSAAETSEKSEEELKVERRKLQRELREATTRVEELETTNKHLETRLGKLKTAKSNLLKEL; encoded by the exons ATGAAGATGGATTTGGAGCGCATTGGGTCTCGCCAACGGGACAACTCTCAACACTTTGCCGCGGAATCCCAAGCCTTGGACCAGATTGCCAAAGAG GCCGAAGCTCGCCTAGCGGCCCGACGTCAGGCCCGATATGAGGCCCGGAACATTCGGCTAAAGGAGTTGGAGAAGAAGCAGAAAGAGGACGACGAGAACAAGGCCAACTCCAACCATGTCTATCCAG ATGGGGTGCGCATGCGCGAGGAACGCAGAAGGGAAGCCACCAAAAATCTGTCCTCGCGGCGAAGCTCCACAGACTCGTCCGAGGACGGTTTCAACCTCAACGTCAGAGATCTTAAG AATGACTTGCGGGACGTCGAGGAGAAGTTCCGCAAGGCCATGGTGACCAATGCTAGCCTTGATAATGAGAAAGCCCAACTCACTTATCAAGTCGACCTTCTCAAGGACCAGCTTGAGGAGCGGGAGGAGCAAAACGCTCTGGTCGTCAGAGAACTTCGCGAGAAGAACCGTGAATTCGAGCTCATGAAGCGGAGCTACGCCGAAGCCCAACGTGCCGTTCAGCTTCTCCAG GCCCAAATGGACGAACAAGCTCGACTGTTGAGTGAGCGTGGTATGGTCCTGATTGGTCAGGAAGACTGTGATGAGGACGAGAGTGCGGCTGTGGACGAGAGCGAGCAGGACAAGCGAACTCGGGCCATCGTGTCCAGCGAGACGGCCAACATCTTGGGTACCTTGGGCCAAGGTCCCTTGGACGTGCGGATCAAGCGCTTGGCGGACGAGCGCGATGACCTCCAAGACTCGGTGCGTCGGCTCAAGTTGGACTTGGAGGAGGAGCGGAGTCGCAACTCCAAGTTGGAGAAAGCCCCCTTCAATCCGGAGGAGGCCGATTGGGAGACCAAGAAGCTCATCGACGACTACAAGTTCAAGATGCAGAAAGCGGAGCAAGACATCAACACGCTTCAGACCAAC GTGGCGCGGATGGAATCACAAGTGATACGTTACAAGAGTGCTGCAGAAACGAGCGAAAAATCGGAAGAGGAATTAAAAGTTGAGCGACGGAAGCTCCAGCGAGAG
- the LOC131881847 gene encoding leucine-rich repeat flightless-interacting protein 2-like isoform X2, which produces MLDTPIRCSSLPPTSLDLVTLERAQKNYRNFVTGYFLPASRRKKSRVLQNGSKTNQDQPFFGWNWIQAEARLAARRQARYEARNIRLKELEKKQKEDDENKANSNHVYPDGVRMREERRREATKNLSSRRSSTDSSEDGFNLNVRDLKNDLRDVEEKFRKAMVTNASLDNEKAQLTYQVDLLKDQLEEREEQNALVVRELREKNREFELMKRSYAEAQRAVQLLQAQMDEQARLLSERGMVLIGQEDCDEDESAAVDESEQDKRTRAIVSSETANILGTLGQGPLDVRIKRLADERDDLQDSVRRLKLDLEEERSRNSKLEKAPFNPEEADWETKKLIDDYKFKMQKAEQDINTLQTNVARMESQVIRYKSAAETSEKSEEELKVERRKLQRELREATTRVEELETTNKHLETRLGKLKTAKSNLLKEL; this is translated from the exons ATGCTCGACACACCCATTCGGTGTTCAAGTTTACCGCCGACCAGTCTCGATTTGGTGACGTTAGAGCGAGCTCAGAAGAACTACCGGAACTTTGTCACGGGCTACTTTCTGCCCGCTTCTCGCCGCAAAAAGAGCCGTGTCTTACAGAACGGTTCCAAGACCAATCAAGACCAGCCGTTCTTTGGGTGGAATTGGATCCAA GCCGAAGCTCGCCTAGCGGCCCGACGTCAGGCCCGATATGAGGCCCGGAACATTCGGCTAAAGGAGTTGGAGAAGAAGCAGAAAGAGGACGACGAGAACAAGGCCAACTCCAACCATGTCTATCCAG ATGGGGTGCGCATGCGCGAGGAACGCAGAAGGGAAGCCACCAAAAATCTGTCCTCGCGGCGAAGCTCCACAGACTCGTCCGAGGACGGTTTCAACCTCAACGTCAGAGATCTTAAG AATGACTTGCGGGACGTCGAGGAGAAGTTCCGCAAGGCCATGGTGACCAATGCTAGCCTTGATAATGAGAAAGCCCAACTCACTTATCAAGTCGACCTTCTCAAGGACCAGCTTGAGGAGCGGGAGGAGCAAAACGCTCTGGTCGTCAGAGAACTTCGCGAGAAGAACCGTGAATTCGAGCTCATGAAGCGGAGCTACGCCGAAGCCCAACGTGCCGTTCAGCTTCTCCAG GCCCAAATGGACGAACAAGCTCGACTGTTGAGTGAGCGTGGTATGGTCCTGATTGGTCAGGAAGACTGTGATGAGGACGAGAGTGCGGCTGTGGACGAGAGCGAGCAGGACAAGCGAACTCGGGCCATCGTGTCCAGCGAGACGGCCAACATCTTGGGTACCTTGGGCCAAGGTCCCTTGGACGTGCGGATCAAGCGCTTGGCGGACGAGCGCGATGACCTCCAAGACTCGGTGCGTCGGCTCAAGTTGGACTTGGAGGAGGAGCGGAGTCGCAACTCCAAGTTGGAGAAAGCCCCCTTCAATCCGGAGGAGGCCGATTGGGAGACCAAGAAGCTCATCGACGACTACAAGTTCAAGATGCAGAAAGCGGAGCAAGACATCAACACGCTTCAGACCAAC GTGGCGCGGATGGAATCACAAGTGATACGTTACAAGAGTGCTGCAGAAACGAGCGAAAAATCGGAAGAGGAATTAAAAGTTGAGCGACGGAAGCTCCAGCGAGAG
- the LOC131881847 gene encoding myosin-6-like isoform X1 yields MANHKRRKKRRPRHDSYHYPRIVPNCVSCQPFLNGPWLIQIVIEIVLQVIVFGPHYQDPTRLSMSMAAPAPSSKSKSSGWMSDMGRSLFGFLSGGPPSSGGNSGNAKKVPPSSPPPSSSSPPSSHFPKEKKVSDHLRKRSRKRSVDIVPSHRRRPSLVAKVKDDFETPRGSIDERFQSCSSLAYPDVNQKRKETELAATAKKIFAEILSGDTSDSEPETAETATTMGHENESSDKEAIHEGVDDLIATCGRDKEAETEAEAKAEAKAENEEEAAAEIQETVSVTSSLPTPPPPPPPPPPEYCQSHIPEPQEDIVMGRKSKKSKAKIEPTITTEDQVLSEFVKPSKLPKREVRLRSPVNEPEMTVISEGDIMLSKSDSGYAENVLDKAILEEDEVDDASVMATPKILDLDEAKRMFVKKFGAVQVSRGDLCLGQKDFSDSDDDDYNDSITLTSRNGVRMREERRREATKNLSSRRSSTDSSEDGFNLNVRDLKNDLRDVEEKFRKAMVTNASLDNEKAQLTYQVDLLKDQLEEREEQNALVVRELREKNREFELMKRSYAEAQRAVQLLQAQMDEQARLLSERGMVLIGQEDCDEDESAAVDESEQDKRTRAIVSSETANILGTLGQGPLDVRIKRLADERDDLQDSVRRLKLDLEEERSRNSKLEKAPFNPEEADWETKKLIDDYKFKMQKAEQDINTLQTNVARMESQVIRYKSAAETSEKSEEELKVERRKLQRELREATTRVEELETTNKHLETRLGKLKTAKSNLLKEL; encoded by the exons ATGGCCAATCATAAGCGACGCAAGAAGCGACGTCCACGTCATGATTCTTATCATTATCCTCGGATAGTTCCCAATTGTGTTTCATGCCAGCCATTTTTAAATGGACCTTGGTTGATACAAATCGTGATCGAGATCGTGCTTCAAGTGATCGTGTTTGGGCCCCACTACCAAGATCCCACGAGACTCTCAATGAGCATGGCAGCACCTGCACCCTCCAGTAAGAGCAAATCCTCGGGATGGATGTCGGACATGGGACGAAGCTTGTTTGGATTCTTGTCTGGTGGACCCCCATCCTCCGGGGGAAATTCCGGAAATGCCAAGAAGGTTCCTCCTTCTtcgcctcctccttcttcttcttctcctccttcatcTCACTTTCCCAAGGAAAAGAAGGTGTCGGATCACTTGCGGAAGCGCAGTCGAAAACGCAGCGTCGACATCGTTCCAAGTCACCGACGACGACCCTCTCTGGTTGCGAAAGTCAAAGACGACTTCGAGACACCTCGAGGCTCGATTGATGAACGATTTCAGTCATGTTCAAGCTTGGCCTATCCCGATGTGAATCAGAAGCGAAAAGAAACCGAGCTCGCGGCCACGGCCAAGAAGATCTTTGCCGAGATCCTCAGTGGAGACACTTCCGATTCAGAACCTGAGACGGCGGAAACTGCCACCACAATGGgtcatgaaaatgaatccaGTGATAAGGAAGCGATTCACGAGGGTGTTGATGATTTAATAGCTACATGTGGGAGAGATAAAGAAGCCGAAACCGAGGCAGAAGCCAAGGCAGAAGCCAAGGcagaaaacgaagaagaagcTGCAGCTGAAATCCAAGAGACAGTTTCAGTTACATCCTCCCTTCCTACACCGCCGccaccccctccccctccccctccagAATATTGTCAGTCACACATTCCAGAGCCTCAAGAAGACATCGTTATGGGGAGAAAGTCGAAAAAGTCCAAGGCTAAAATCGAGCCAACAATAACGACAGAGGACCAGGTTTTGAGTGAATTTGTGAAGCCTTCAAAGCTTCCCAAGAGAGAGGTGCGATTGAGATCCCCAGTGAATGAACCGGAAATGACCGTGATTAGTGAGGGAGACATCATGCTCTCCAAATCGGATTCCGGCTACGCGGAAAATGTGTTGGACAAGGCGATCTTGGAGGAGGATGAAGTAGACGACGCGTCAGTGATGGCCACGCCCAAAATCCTAGATCTAGACGAGGCCAAGAGgatgtttgtcaaaaaatttgGAGCCGTTCAAGTCTCGCGGGGCGATCTCTGTTTGGGCCAGAAGGACTTCAGTGACAGCGACGATGACGACTACAATGATAGCATAACTCTGACGAGTAGAA ATGGGGTGCGCATGCGCGAGGAACGCAGAAGGGAAGCCACCAAAAATCTGTCCTCGCGGCGAAGCTCCACAGACTCGTCCGAGGACGGTTTCAACCTCAACGTCAGAGATCTTAAG AATGACTTGCGGGACGTCGAGGAGAAGTTCCGCAAGGCCATGGTGACCAATGCTAGCCTTGATAATGAGAAAGCCCAACTCACTTATCAAGTCGACCTTCTCAAGGACCAGCTTGAGGAGCGGGAGGAGCAAAACGCTCTGGTCGTCAGAGAACTTCGCGAGAAGAACCGTGAATTCGAGCTCATGAAGCGGAGCTACGCCGAAGCCCAACGTGCCGTTCAGCTTCTCCAG GCCCAAATGGACGAACAAGCTCGACTGTTGAGTGAGCGTGGTATGGTCCTGATTGGTCAGGAAGACTGTGATGAGGACGAGAGTGCGGCTGTGGACGAGAGCGAGCAGGACAAGCGAACTCGGGCCATCGTGTCCAGCGAGACGGCCAACATCTTGGGTACCTTGGGCCAAGGTCCCTTGGACGTGCGGATCAAGCGCTTGGCGGACGAGCGCGATGACCTCCAAGACTCGGTGCGTCGGCTCAAGTTGGACTTGGAGGAGGAGCGGAGTCGCAACTCCAAGTTGGAGAAAGCCCCCTTCAATCCGGAGGAGGCCGATTGGGAGACCAAGAAGCTCATCGACGACTACAAGTTCAAGATGCAGAAAGCGGAGCAAGACATCAACACGCTTCAGACCAAC GTGGCGCGGATGGAATCACAAGTGATACGTTACAAGAGTGCTGCAGAAACGAGCGAAAAATCGGAAGAGGAATTAAAAGTTGAGCGACGGAAGCTCCAGCGAGAG